GCTGGTGTGTGTGGCCTCCAATATGACTGTCTCTGAATTACCAGGGCCCCAGGGAGGAACGCTGACTGGACTCAGGCCGACTACTTAGAGTCTACATAGCCAGCTTCAAAACTGCCTGGTGAGGGTTGGCAAAGCCAGCCAAGGAAAAGGCAACACTCCCATTTTCAAAATGTATGTGACTTGCTCTTTCTCTCAAGACCAGACTCGAATGTTTTAGTGATACTTGAGGAGAGCAAACATTTACAAAGGCGTGTCTACCTATGTGACAATAGGcgttgtctctgtctgtctgtctgtctgtcagttagTACTTGGTCATCTCTAGTTttaaattggggggggggactaGGCAAACAGGAGGGGAAGAAAAAgatagctttgtttgttttttccaactTGAACCTTCTCTACCTATGTACAGACCTCTCCAGGCTCTGTATCCCTGTTTTAGAAACACTGAGGGCTATGTGCCctgttggctttttgttttaataCCTATTCAGAAGTTTCCAGCTGTCAGAATCCTGAGAGCCAAGGCCAAAGGCAAGGAAAAGAGCCTTGAGTCTTCTTAAAGGGAAAGGGACTCTATGGGGTGAAGCCACAGGCTTCTTGTTTAAGTCTACAAAGCTGGCCGTCCTAAATGTCTTTCTTCAGCTTGGCAGTTGGAGCTTACAGCGACTCTGGGGCTGGCCTCATGTTTCCTTCTTTTGGGGCGCTCATATTGCTACACCCAGGGTTGCAGGCGCCCCACCCAGGCAGGCAGCTGCAGTTTTAAGCCCATGCCACATGTAGCGGTTCTCAGCGCTGCCTAGAGAGCCTCTTGGCAGAACTGTTGATCCACAGCCACCCCTGCTGAAGGAGGACTCTGAAGTAGCTCATTGTAGCTTGTTTGCCATCTTGGTCAGCTCAGAGGCACAGCTTGCCGCCTCCATGGCTGCCCGTTACTCTATACTGCACTAACAGCAACGAGCCAGGTAGGTATCTAATGCTTCCTAGAAGACAGCAACCAAGGGAGTGGTGCACTTTTCCTGCAGGTTCCTAAAGCAAAACACACAGTGGCTTCCCGGAATTACAACTTTCTCAAAGGCTcgcccttcccacccccaccctcacctccctccaccaaaaaccaaaccaaaaaccctaTGTAGGCATTTGATGAAATGCCCTCTCCTGCCAGTGGGGGGCGCTGACAGAGAGCCTAGCTCTGGCTGAGCTCCTCATTTGATACACAGCCTTGGCTTGCAAAGAAGGCCAAGGTCTGTGGATGGATGAGGTAGGGCAAGGGGCAGCCCCTCCTTGCTTCTCACAGTAATGGACTGCAAAGGTGCTAGTTAAACATACTTCCTCTCATCAGATACCCAATTAAGATGGCACGCCTTTCTGAATATGACATCGGCCCACCACCATCACCTGTGACTTGGGCCCTCTACTTAGGACGGGGACCACCCTACATGCTGTGCATTCATGCTGCCCCTTCCATAATCCCCACCCACGGCCACCCACGGCCACCCACTCCACAGTGCATTTCCTCCTAACTGGCCCCACGCAGCAAACAGGTCAAGTCCACCAGGTCCCAGTGCTAACAGTAAAGGGACATCCTGCTTCTGCGCATGGCCTCACTGATCAGGTAGGCAGGGCTCAGCTCTGGCTCCTCGGTCATGATGGCGATGTTCTGCCACTCTCCAGTCTGGCTGGACCTCTTGATGGTGTCTACCACGCAAAGAGCGTACAGGCAGTCGTCGAAGGTGGCAGCCATGGTAAGAGGCCGGCCGTCCCACGTGCGCCGGTCATCTTGATCCTGGAAGGCCTGGCGCACTGCCTGCATCATCTTCATGGTGCCCCGCAGGTAGGGCGAGGGGATGTCGCTGAATGCCTTCTCAGGCAGCAGGGAGTTGCTCACGGATGTAGTGTCCTGAAGCAGCAGCTCCTGCTCTGGGGCGCTATTGCGCTGTCCATAGAGGTCGGTGCCCACCGCCAGGAGCCGCCCAGCGGAACCCACCACGGTCACGTCCTGCTTGAACTCTCCAGGCACATTGAAGTTCAGGGTAACGGTGCAGCACACTCCACCCTCCAGCACCATCTGGAAGGTGCAGAAGTCATCACTGGTGATCTGACGGATGCCCTTGATGTGGTCCGTCTGCTTGACAAAGGTCTTGAGCAGCCCGTGGACCTTGACAGCCTTCTGGCCCGTGAGGAAGGTGAGCAGGTCAATGATGTAGGTGCCCACGGAGTGCAGGCCGCCACCACCCATCAGGTCGTCGCAGCTCCAGTTGTATTTCTTGCCCAGCAGACTACCGCTGTGCACCTGCACCTCGCACACCAGCAGCTCGCCCACGTAGCCCTCCTCAATCAGCTGCTTCATGCGTACGAAGGCTGGGAGGAAGCGCAGCACGTTGCCCATGATGCTCATGAGCTTCGGGTAGTAGTGGGCCGCTGACATCATGCGGAAGGCGTCCAGCGGCGTGGCGGTACGGTCACAGATGACATTCTTGCCTATTCCTGGAGAGAACAAGAACAGCAGATCAGTGGCCCTGTCTGGAGGGAGCCGCCGCTAGGGGGCGCTGCGGCCACCGAGGGAGTACCCGCTAGAGGAGCCCTCTCAATTCTCCAATTGGACAAGCTAGCCAAACAAATGTGACTGTTGCAAACTGCAGAAAGAAACACAACAGATacccacatatatgcacacacctaGTTGTAGCCCTTAGTGACAGCCTTAAGCATACAGAATGCCTGAATTTTCTTGCCAGTTCTGAAAGTTTGGCTGTCCCCGTCTCAGGACGGCACCGGCCTTTGTAACTCCTAGAACCCAAGTGAGGATGGAGGCTCTGGCGGAGGGATGAAGTAATGACGGTTTGTACCACTAGATGCCATGTACCCGTATCACACAGTGCTCTGACAACAGGTCCATGCTTGCCAAGGACAGATGCTCGTGCAAACAGATAATCCATACAAGGTTGAGTGACCAATACAGGCAGCATCTGCATTACACCTGTGGACTATGGGCTCTGGCTACACTCTATGCTATACCCTACCTCAGAAGCCCCCAAACAAACCATCTAACGGACATCTCTTCCGTTGTACTCTACTGGCCATGTGAATGAGGCttttcgattttttttttaattgtgaaaaCTATGAAAGAAAGCCAATCCACTTCAGCACATACAGCCCAAATGAGCAGTGAAAGGGTGAGCTTTGTTAGCTCAGCAGACGAAAAGACTCTGGTGAATGCGCTGGGAAATGGAGGGTGAATAGGTACAGACTACTACCCCCATGCTGAAATCTGTGGATAGTGCCTTGTGGATACAATGTCTCTTCCTTTGGGGTTCTGATGCTTGCTGTGGTCTCAGAGCCTTGGGTTCTCATTCCTCAAGGATAAGAACTAAACGTTGTGAGTCTTAGGCCCACAGCCAGAGTCTCCTGCACATATGGATACCCAGTCCCAATCCCCTGCTTACAGCCTGTGATGCTTTGCAGATGGACTTGGGTAGCAGCCCTTGTATACTCTATCCTTGAATACCATAAGCAACCTctagaaatcaaagaaaaaggaatgTCCAACACACACAGTTCCTGCCCCAAGGGTGCTTTGTACATATTATTTAACATAAAAACCCTGGGAACTGTGTAGATGGCCAAGAATGGGCAAGAAAGAGTGTAATCTTCAAAGAGAAGAGTGAGCACTCCGGACACAGaagcaggcgaatctctgagttcgaggccacgcTCGCCTGCAGGGTGGGTTTCAGGacacccaaggctacacagagaaatcctgtctgaaaaCGAAACCAAACTAACAGTGAGTCATGACGGGAGATGGCACCCACAAAGACCATTCAACGACAAAAGCAAGATGACTGGGATGCAGTGGTACATGAACAGGCTATGACTTCATCTctccttaaagagacagaaacGAGCTGGAAGGGAAACTTCACGACTCTTAACTCTGGTtggcctctcctcctctttcataGTGCTAGGACCTGAtgatcttttttttgtttttgtttttgttttttcgagacagggtttctctgtatagccctggctgttttggaactcactttgtagaccaggctggcctcgaactcagaaatccgcctgcctcccaagttctgggattaaaggtgtgtgccaccaccgtctGGCTAGAGTCAGAAAATCTTAATGGGTCCTTTCTCACTGACATAAAGTACCCCCCAAAGACTTGTGTATGTGCCTTCTCCCTAGGGAAAAAATGGGAGAGCCTTCGCTGCTATTCCAGATCCTGGTGGTAAGTCTACCAGGTGAGGTGTGGTATAGCATCCTCATGGGAAATGTATCTTTCCTCAAAGGCAGAGGACCCCAAGCTTTGGGACTGCCGACAGTCTTCCAGAACATTTCCACTGCAGCAAACTCCGCAAAGGCCCTTGGAGCAACAACACATGGCTTCCCTCTTTCCACGTGGACACAGTAAAGGGCAAAGCAGATGAAAGGCAAACGAAGTGGCTGAGAGAAAGCATTTGTGTTTTTGCCAGTCCCAAACATTTCTTGAGCTCCAAGAGAGTGCTCCATCAGAGTTCTCCACTGTTAACAGCAATAGGAGCGGGCAGGCATTCTGCGAGTCCACGGCAGCTGTGACAGATACCAGCCACCAGGAGCCATCATGCTACAGCTCCAAATTCAGCAGACTCACTGAGGGACCTGTCCCCGTGCCCAGAAATGAATGTCTTGGGACATGGCCACATCTGTCCATGCAGTCCTGTGTGACCAAGATTGGATGGTAGAGAACACATTGAACTGTGCCGGGCTCCTTAACTGTCTTCTGCATGGACCGAGACCTTAAGCCAGACATGAGACCTCTGTAGCTAGATTAACTTTACTTTTAGGACCAAGACATTAACAAATAACGTGAGTGCTCCCTGGTTTTTAAGGAGAAAGATGGAACCTCCCCATCTATGCGTGGAGCTGAGGCTGGGAGACTGAGAGGCGGGCATGGAGCCTAATGGAAGATAAACATACTCTCAGCTGTGGGGGGAgggccttccttcttcctcacaAGCAGCTTGATGCCCTCCTGAGGTCTCTCATGGGAAGTGGAAATGAGGTTTCTTCCATCCCACTGCGTGTGTTTTCTGTCACTGGGCTCAATGCCCATGGCCTTCACAAGGAATTAATGCTACAGGGGGAAGATTTTTCCAACCATGAGATACGAAAGCCCTTTTGTAAGCAGCTAGTTTCCACATTTCCTCCAAGCTCAGGGTCTCTCAAGTTGTGACTAAGTCCCAGTCAAGGTTTTGGCCTCCCAGAGACCAGAACTGTGGGACTGATTCTCCACGCAAATATTGCTTCTGCATCTTGGGAACCTAGGTGATAAGTTTCCCATGGACATACTAAGGAAAGATAATCACTCTCCGCTCTCCCAGGGAGCAGGCAGAAGGTGCGGCCACCCAGTAGCCAGGGCCATCCCAGGCAGAATCAGCCAGGATCTTCAAAGCATCCTTCCCTGCCGGCATTTTTCCAACTCTATACTCCTTATCTAATCAGGGTGGAATCTTCGAGACCGATGCCGGGTTCCCACACCTCCTCCTGACCACCCTATTTGTGCTGACAGCCCCTTATCCTCTGGAAGCTCCTGGGCAGCTGTGCCAGCAGACTGGCAAAACTCCCAAAAGGCCTTCTTCCATCAGATCCATCAGATAGGGTCCCCCTTGTCTGAGGATAAAAGAGAAACCCTTTCTGCAGCTAACTCCTCACCCTAACCTACACCCTGACCCTTGATCTTGTCCGCAGGTAACTCCTTAATAGTCTAACCCTCCAATGCTCCCAGACTCTGGGACTGACAAGATGCATAGGGGCCCCCAATCCAATTAGCAGAGGAAAAGAGCCAGGCTAtgagtgcttgcttacaggatGCAGAGGTACAAACAATGCAATACAGCAGGAAGGAGGAGATGCCCAGCTGCTTAGAGCAAGTGGGAAAGCTCTGCTTAAGAGGTAACTTTTTAACTGGGTTCTGAAGCATGTATAGGAGTTTGCCTATTCAACATTCAGTTGATTTCCATTTAGAAATTGAGCTAAAACAAAGGTACTTACTTGAGATCTCAGAAGCCACCGACTATGGATGGTTTACAAAATATTATAAGTCTATTGTGAAGTGTGGATTTTTGGAATTAGGCTCATTAGATGCCTAAAAGAACCtaccattcaaaaaaaaaaaaaaacttaagctgTGAGTCTAGAGAAATGGTTCGGTGGTTAAGAAAAatgtactgttcttccagaggacccgagcttggttcctagcaccctcaTCCTGTGGCTCACAACAGCCTTGTAGCTCCA
Above is a window of Mus musculus strain C57BL/6J chromosome 13, GRCm38.p6 C57BL/6J DNA encoding:
- the Gfod1 gene encoding glucose-fructose oxidoreductase domain-containing protein 1 isoform X1, which translates into the protein MMSAAHYYPKLMSIMGNVLRFLPAFVRMKQLIEEGYVGELLVCEVQVHSGSLLGKKYNWSCDDLMGGGGLHSVGTYIIDLLTFLTGQKAVKVHGLLKTFVKQTDHIKGIRQITSDDFCTFQMVLEGGVCCTVTLNFNVPGEFKQDVTVVGSAGRLLAVGTDLYGQRNSAPEQELLLQDTTSVSNSLLPEKAFSDIPSPYLRGTMKMMQAVRQAFQDQDDRRTWDGRPLTMAATFDDCLYALCVVDTIKRSSQTGEWQNIAIMTEEPELSPAYLISEAMRRSRMSLYC
- the Gfod1 gene encoding glucose-fructose oxidoreductase domain-containing protein 1 precursor, whose translation is MLPGVGVFGTSLTARVIIPLLKDEGFAVKALWGRTQEEAEELAKEMSVPFYTSRIDEVLLHQDVDLVCINLPPPLTRQIAVKTLGIGKNVICDRTATPLDAFRMMSAAHYYPKLMSIMGNVLRFLPAFVRMKQLIEEGYVGELLVCEVQVHSGSLLGKKYNWSCDDLMGGGGLHSVGTYIIDLLTFLTGQKAVKVHGLLKTFVKQTDHIKGIRQITSDDFCTFQMVLEGGVCCTVTLNFNVPGEFKQDVTVVGSAGRLLAVGTDLYGQRNSAPEQELLLQDTTSVSNSLLPEKAFSDIPSPYLRGTMKMMQAVRQAFQDQDDRRTWDGRPLTMAATFDDCLYALCVVDTIKRSSQTGEWQNIAIMTEEPELSPAYLISEAMRRSRMSLYC